The Gemmatimonadaceae bacterium genome contains a region encoding:
- a CDS encoding DNA polymerase IV has protein sequence MTGTPSRRILLADADAFYCAVARLVDPEGAGKARYLIVGGTRESRGVVCSASYEARRFGVRSAMPIARALRLCPQAMCVPIPRRVCSEKSREIRGVLEKFSPVVEGASIDEWYLDMGGTEGVYGHEPLAATARRIREAVTEATTLSVSIGGGTSKLVAKLAVERAKPKPGTAATGVHVVEPGTEQDFLNTFDLADIPLVGPRFQERLAKLGMRRVTDVLAYDVPTLAQWLSQREAEWLYARVRGVDAREVESHGDAKSISRDETFAADIASDDELARELLALTTRAASDLRSDGLTARTVTIKIRDFDFKTRSASRTLDAPVISDRVILEVGRQLLGKLREKRRVPARLLGVSLSSLAMDSTADQMTLFELADERVAETSRDRVLARTVDRVRAKFGDRGILPARLID, from the coding sequence ATGACGGGGACGCCGTCGCGCCGCATCCTGCTCGCCGACGCCGACGCGTTCTACTGTGCCGTGGCGCGCCTGGTCGATCCGGAAGGCGCTGGGAAGGCGAGGTATCTCATCGTCGGCGGCACGCGCGAGAGCCGCGGCGTCGTCTGCTCGGCGTCGTACGAGGCGAGAAGGTTCGGCGTTCGATCCGCGATGCCGATCGCTCGGGCGCTGCGATTGTGTCCCCAAGCGATGTGCGTGCCGATTCCCCGGCGCGTCTGCTCAGAAAAGAGCCGGGAGATCCGCGGCGTGCTCGAGAAGTTCTCGCCCGTCGTCGAGGGCGCGAGCATCGACGAGTGGTATCTCGACATGGGCGGCACCGAAGGCGTGTACGGTCACGAGCCGCTCGCGGCGACGGCTCGCCGCATCCGCGAGGCCGTGACCGAGGCCACGACGTTGTCCGTGTCGATCGGCGGCGGAACGTCCAAGCTCGTCGCGAAGCTCGCCGTAGAGCGCGCGAAACCGAAGCCCGGCACCGCGGCGACCGGCGTTCACGTCGTCGAGCCCGGAACCGAACAAGATTTTCTGAACACGTTCGACCTGGCCGACATTCCTCTCGTCGGCCCACGCTTCCAGGAACGCCTCGCGAAGCTCGGCATGCGGCGCGTGACCGACGTGCTCGCGTACGACGTTCCCACGCTCGCGCAGTGGCTCAGCCAGCGCGAAGCCGAATGGCTCTACGCGCGGGTGCGCGGCGTGGACGCGCGCGAGGTGGAATCGCATGGCGACGCGAAGAGCATCAGCCGCGACGAGACGTTTGCCGCCGACATCGCGAGCGACGACGAGCTCGCGCGCGAACTGCTCGCGCTGACGACACGCGCGGCCTCCGACCTCCGGTCCGATGGCCTGACCGCGCGAACGGTCACCATCAAGATCCGCGATTTCGACTTCAAGACGCGCTCCGCCAGCCGCACGCTCGACGCGCCTGTCATCTCCGACCGCGTGATCCTCGAGGTTGGCCGGCAGCTCCTGGGCAAACTGCGCGAGAAGCGGCGCGTGCCGGCCCGGCTGCTTGGTGTGTCGCTGTCGTCGCTCGCCATGGATTCGACGGCCGACCAGATGACCCTCTTCGAGCTTGCGGACGAGCGGGTCGCGGAAACGAGCCGGGACCGGGTTCTCGCGCGGACGGTGGATCGCGTTCGGGCCAAGTTCGGCGACCGGGGCATTCTGCCGGCTCGGCTGATAGATTGA
- a CDS encoding RNA polymerase sigma factor produces MEASSDAVVVSHVLRGDVEAFGTLVERYRDRYARYAFHMLGNREDAEEALQDAFTRAYRSLPQCEDPERFGAWLFRILVNRCRTVGARRGRRARTFVADETALLGAAEDHPAERTAWREEIDRALQQLRPDQREAFLLKYVEELGYDEMSQLTGVGVSALKMRVMRACERLRELLSEVHSV; encoded by the coding sequence GTGGAAGCTAGCTCGGACGCAGTCGTCGTATCCCACGTGTTGCGCGGCGATGTGGAGGCGTTCGGGACACTGGTCGAGCGGTATCGCGACCGGTACGCCCGTTACGCGTTTCACATGCTCGGCAACCGCGAGGACGCGGAAGAGGCACTGCAGGACGCGTTCACGCGGGCGTACCGATCGTTGCCGCAGTGCGAGGATCCCGAACGATTCGGGGCCTGGTTGTTCCGCATCCTGGTCAACCGGTGCCGGACCGTCGGGGCGCGACGGGGGCGACGGGCGCGGACGTTCGTGGCGGACGAAACGGCGCTGCTCGGTGCAGCGGAGGATCATCCGGCCGAGCGGACCGCGTGGCGCGAAGAAATCGATCGCGCTTTGCAGCAGTTGCGGCCCGACCAACGCGAAGCCTTCCTGTTGAAGTATGTAGAGGAGCTGGGCTACGACGAGATGTCGCAGCTCACAGGCGTCGGGGTTTCGGCGCTCAAGATGCGGGTAATGCGCGCCTGCGAACGCCTGCGCGAGCTGCTGAGTGAGGTGCACAGTGTCTGA
- a CDS encoding isoamylase early set domain-containing protein, whose protein sequence is MSQIARALRAPVRLSASFDARVMAAVRRLPGHERLKLWARLTTPRTVTVMPLTWGLLAASVALFAVLGAMHFAVDVDRAAKPIASALFPAQTKPAPQRVQFVLVAPDAKKVAVVGDFNGWDAQHAGYQAQHRGGGVWSVTAPVPVGHHRYSFVVDDSVWVADPTAPRVVDNDYGVPNSAIVVPQE, encoded by the coding sequence ATGAGCCAGATCGCGCGGGCGTTGCGCGCGCCCGTGCGCCTGAGCGCCTCGTTCGACGCCCGGGTGATGGCGGCGGTGCGCCGCCTGCCGGGTCACGAGCGGCTCAAGCTGTGGGCGCGGCTCACGACGCCGCGCACCGTGACCGTGATGCCGCTGACGTGGGGGTTGCTCGCCGCTTCCGTCGCGCTGTTCGCCGTGCTCGGCGCGATGCATTTCGCGGTGGACGTCGATCGCGCGGCCAAGCCGATCGCCAGCGCGCTCTTCCCGGCGCAAACGAAGCCGGCGCCGCAGCGCGTGCAGTTCGTGCTCGTCGCCCCCGACGCGAAGAAGGTCGCCGTCGTTGGCGACTTCAACGGCTGGGACGCGCAGCATGCCGGATATCAGGCGCAGCATCGCGGCGGCGGCGTCTGGTCGGTGACCGCGCCGGTTCCGGTCGGCCACCATCGCTACTCGTTCGTCGTCGATGACAGCGTCTGGGTCGCCGATCCAACGGCTCCGCGCGTCGTGGACAACGACTACGGCGTCCCAAACTCGGCGATCGTCGTACCGCAAGAATGA
- a CDS encoding GntR family transcriptional regulator, whose product MTSTRKPPARSLLDVDATALPPGSAADAPHGSRPEQVYVRLRDLIVQGLLAPGSRIVETEIATRLGVSRTPVREALQRLQQEGYVMGSPGAQQSRLTVAPLTRDDVYELLNIVGALEGIGARGVASLPNPDRRALVRDLRGLNAEFQRAGKATPIDHGSLYDADQRLHRRIVEACAGPRLLALHDAVKPQAERYIRMYISMLTGDIRTSVYEHDIIIAAIDEGRADDAELAVQVNWRHAADRLSKVIAVAGERGSW is encoded by the coding sequence ATGACTTCGACGAGGAAGCCACCGGCGCGCAGTCTGTTGGACGTCGACGCGACGGCCCTCCCACCGGGGAGCGCGGCCGATGCGCCGCACGGATCGCGGCCCGAGCAGGTGTATGTCCGGCTGCGCGACCTGATCGTCCAGGGCTTGCTCGCGCCCGGCAGCCGGATCGTCGAGACCGAGATCGCCACACGCCTGGGCGTAAGCAGGACGCCGGTTCGCGAGGCGCTTCAACGATTGCAGCAGGAAGGCTACGTCATGGGCTCGCCGGGGGCCCAGCAGTCCCGGCTCACCGTCGCTCCGTTGACGCGCGACGACGTTTATGAATTGCTAAACATCGTCGGCGCGCTGGAAGGGATCGGCGCGCGGGGCGTCGCCTCGCTGCCGAATCCAGACCGGCGCGCGCTGGTGCGCGACCTCAGGGGCCTCAACGCCGAGTTTCAGCGCGCGGGCAAAGCCACGCCGATCGATCACGGCAGTCTCTACGACGCCGACCAGCGGCTTCATCGCCGCATCGTCGAGGCGTGCGCCGGCCCCCGGCTGCTCGCGCTGCACGACGCGGTCAAGCCGCAGGCCGAACGCTACATCCGCATGTACATCAGTATGCTCACCGGCGACATCCGTACGTCGGTGTACGAGCACGACATCATCATCGCCGCAATCGACGAAGGGCGTGCCGACGACGCCGAGCTCGCCGTACAGGTGAATTGGCGCCACGCCGCCGACCGCTTGAGCAAAGTGATCGCGGTCGCCGGCGAGCGCGGCTCCTGGTAG
- a CDS encoding M14 family zinc carboxypeptidase → MRRAASIGAVLVFSAWPCAAQQVDNYSIPSKSKYTLESFAGKRPLTRAERTKFTETSHYDDVIVFIDSLKALGAKIATGSIGKTIEGRELPYVIASRPLVATPAAARRLGRPIAYIQANIHAGEVEGKEAMQSLLRDLVFDKHKNVLDSIVLIVQPIYNADGNEKWGPQARNRGAQNGPELVGTRQNASGWNLNRDYIGADAPETKGAFAMLNEWNPDLFMDLHTTDGSIHGYALTYAPPLTPTAVNVLGYSANMMAEIRKRMLDRDGFYVQDYGDFSRTDVVRGPRGGAGAGRRGAPPDSAGRSAGRGAGGGGFGGRGPGLEQMIVDSIPSKGWAFSTYESLARYGTNYYGLRNRVAILSEAFSHDPFARRVASTYDFVSEILSWVAEHSREIRALGPAGDARVASWAAHPGSSPPLSLKSRMDTTRMEDVRVEEVVPLTDSTKREAGLGNRQRLGIVKLVRMPVMATFSPTLTSTLPFAYAFDSATGAALLPILAIHGISVEQLSAPASATVQTFAVDSVIDRGRSETSRMMKDVAGRWGEPGSRTLAAKSYIVRAGQPRGLAAFYLLEPESEDGLAQWSFLDGILAAHADFPISRITKPVTLKSHPSRN, encoded by the coding sequence ATGCGTCGTGCCGCGTCGATTGGGGCTGTACTCGTCTTCTCCGCCTGGCCCTGCGCCGCTCAGCAAGTCGACAACTACAGCATTCCGAGCAAGAGCAAGTACACGCTCGAGAGCTTCGCCGGGAAGCGCCCGCTCACGCGCGCCGAACGGACGAAGTTCACCGAGACGTCGCACTACGACGACGTCATCGTCTTCATCGATTCACTCAAGGCGCTCGGTGCGAAGATCGCCACTGGCTCGATCGGCAAGACGATCGAAGGGCGCGAGCTGCCGTACGTGATCGCCTCGCGGCCTCTCGTCGCGACACCGGCGGCCGCGCGACGACTCGGGCGCCCGATCGCGTACATCCAGGCGAACATCCACGCGGGCGAGGTCGAAGGCAAAGAGGCGATGCAGTCGCTGCTGCGCGATCTCGTGTTCGACAAGCACAAGAACGTGCTCGATTCGATCGTGCTCATCGTGCAACCGATCTACAACGCCGACGGCAACGAGAAGTGGGGCCCTCAAGCGCGCAACCGCGGCGCCCAGAACGGACCGGAGCTCGTCGGCACTCGGCAAAACGCGTCGGGTTGGAACCTCAATCGCGACTACATCGGTGCCGACGCGCCTGAAACGAAAGGGGCGTTCGCGATGCTGAACGAGTGGAATCCGGATCTGTTCATGGATCTCCACACGACGGACGGCAGCATCCATGGGTATGCGCTGACGTACGCGCCGCCGCTCACGCCGACCGCGGTCAACGTGCTCGGGTATTCCGCCAACATGATGGCGGAGATTCGTAAGCGGATGCTCGATCGCGACGGCTTCTACGTGCAGGACTATGGCGATTTCAGCCGCACCGATGTCGTGCGCGGTCCTCGTGGAGGCGCCGGCGCAGGTCGCCGAGGCGCACCGCCCGACAGCGCCGGCCGATCGGCGGGTCGCGGCGCGGGCGGCGGAGGATTCGGCGGTCGAGGTCCTGGCCTCGAGCAAATGATCGTCGACTCGATTCCGTCCAAAGGCTGGGCGTTCTCGACCTACGAATCGCTCGCCCGATACGGAACGAACTATTACGGTTTGCGAAATCGAGTGGCGATCCTGAGCGAAGCCTTTTCGCACGATCCGTTCGCGCGGCGGGTCGCCTCCACGTACGACTTCGTCAGCGAGATTCTCTCGTGGGTTGCCGAGCATAGCCGCGAGATCCGGGCGCTCGGGCCGGCGGGCGACGCGAGAGTCGCGTCGTGGGCGGCACACCCGGGAAGCTCCCCGCCGCTGTCGCTCAAATCGCGAATGGATACGACGCGCATGGAAGACGTCCGCGTCGAAGAGGTCGTACCGCTCACCGATTCGACCAAGCGCGAAGCGGGGCTCGGCAACCGCCAGCGCCTCGGCATCGTGAAGCTGGTGCGAATGCCGGTGATGGCGACTTTTTCGCCGACTTTGACGTCGACGCTGCCGTTCGCCTATGCGTTCGATTCGGCGACGGGCGCCGCGCTGCTGCCGATTCTCGCGATCCATGGAATCTCCGTCGAGCAGCTCAGCGCGCCGGCGTCGGCGACCGTGCAAACGTTCGCCGTCGACAGCGTGATCGACCGCGGCCGGTCGGAGACTTCGCGAATGATGAAGGACGTGGCGGGCCGCTGGGGCGAGCCCGGCTCGCGCACGCTCGCCGCCAAGAGCTACATCGTTCGCGCTGGGCAGCCGCGAGGGCTGGCCGCGTTCTATTTGCTCGAGCCGGAGTCGGAAGACGGACTCGCGCAGTGGTCGTTCCTCGACGGCATTCTGGCGGCGCACGCCGACTTTCCGATCTCGCGCATCACGAAGCCGGTGACGCTCAAGTCGCACCCGTCGCGCAACTGA
- a CDS encoding proline dehydrogenase family protein — protein sequence MLRSTLLYLSSRPRIFRFVRNNRLAKRFAKRFVAGETLDEAVAAVAALNAKGISASLDLLGESVTNEREARAAGAQYLAILDRIHQEKLEANVSLKLTAMGLDISEELCVSVMHDVLERARRLSTFVRLDMEGSAYTERTLNLFENRLYPAYKDHVGIVLQSYLYRTRSDVERALQLGCRVRLCKGAYKEPAAVAFPEKKEVDANYVRCMRLLLGGGNYPGIATHDPKIIDEAKRYVADQEIDRSRFEFQMLYGVRRDLQEQLVREGFRMRVYVPFGTQWYPYLMRRLAERPANVAFITGNVIREAFGGRGRKR from the coding sequence ATGCTCCGTTCCACCCTGTTGTACCTCTCCAGCCGGCCGCGGATCTTCCGCTTCGTTCGCAACAACCGGCTGGCAAAACGATTTGCGAAGCGGTTCGTTGCGGGAGAGACGCTCGACGAGGCCGTCGCCGCCGTCGCCGCGCTCAACGCGAAGGGCATCTCCGCCTCACTCGACCTGCTCGGCGAGAGCGTGACCAACGAGCGGGAGGCGCGGGCTGCCGGCGCGCAGTATCTCGCGATCCTCGACCGAATCCACCAGGAGAAGCTCGAGGCGAACGTGTCGCTCAAGCTCACGGCGATGGGACTCGACATCTCCGAGGAGCTGTGCGTCTCGGTCATGCACGACGTGCTCGAGCGTGCCCGCCGGCTCTCGACGTTCGTGCGCCTGGACATGGAAGGGAGCGCGTACACCGAGCGGACTCTGAATCTGTTCGAGAACCGCCTGTACCCGGCCTACAAGGATCACGTCGGAATCGTGCTCCAGAGCTATCTATACCGGACGCGCTCCGACGTGGAACGCGCCCTGCAGCTCGGTTGCCGGGTGCGCCTGTGCAAGGGCGCGTACAAGGAGCCGGCGGCGGTGGCGTTTCCCGAGAAGAAAGAAGTCGACGCGAACTACGTCCGCTGCATGCGCCTGCTGCTGGGCGGCGGCAACTATCCGGGCATCGCCACGCACGACCCGAAGATCATCGACGAGGCGAAGCGTTACGTCGCCGACCAAGAGATCGACCGGTCGCGATTCGAGTTTCAGATGTTGTACGGCGTCCGACGCGATCTGCAGGAGCAGCTGGTGCGCGAGGGATTTCGGATGCGCGTCTACGTGCCGTTCGGCACGCAGTGGTATCCGTACCTCATGCGCCGCCTCGCCGAGCGGCCCGCGAACGTGGCGTTCATCACGGGCAACGTGATTCGCGAGGCGTTCGGAGGGCGCGGACGGAAGCGATGA
- a CDS encoding sensor domain-containing diguanylate cyclase produces the protein MSQLGSPPLLGSTRFRSLSDPESLREFAKNIREGIYITTRDGEILDANQAFLEIVGVESLADLGKGGAVALYAEPERRDEQVRLLETDGSVREFEIAIRRPDGQTRTVLDSCNLVRDPDTNEAFIHGILIDITGRKALEASLLEMSTHDALTGALNRRCLAEVDVELARDPSAKCGCVFVDVDQFKQYNDQWGHREGDEVLRRMARFLMRYVRAEECVVRIGGDEFVVLLRGQDADSTKLVADRLRIEALERAPVPFSLGWATRETGESLMQIIDRADRSLMAVRVIRRHTDARQRAAIRREA, from the coding sequence ATGAGTCAATTAGGATCGCCGCCCTTGTTGGGATCGACGCGCTTTCGCAGCCTGAGTGATCCCGAGAGCCTTCGCGAGTTCGCCAAGAACATTCGCGAAGGCATCTACATCACCACGCGCGACGGCGAGATCCTGGACGCCAACCAGGCGTTCCTGGAAATCGTTGGCGTCGAGTCATTGGCCGACCTGGGCAAAGGCGGCGCGGTCGCGCTGTACGCCGAGCCCGAGCGGCGCGACGAGCAGGTGCGCCTCCTGGAGACCGACGGCTCGGTGCGCGAGTTCGAGATCGCCATCCGCCGGCCGGACGGCCAGACGAGAACGGTTCTCGACAGCTGCAACCTCGTCCGCGATCCCGACACGAACGAGGCGTTCATTCACGGAATCCTCATCGACATCACGGGCCGCAAGGCGCTCGAAGCATCGTTGCTAGAGATGAGCACGCACGACGCGCTCACCGGCGCGCTCAATCGCCGGTGTCTCGCGGAGGTCGACGTCGAGCTCGCACGCGATCCGTCCGCGAAATGCGGCTGCGTCTTCGTCGACGTCGACCAGTTCAAGCAGTACAACGACCAGTGGGGACACCGGGAAGGCGACGAAGTCCTCCGCCGCATGGCGCGCTTCCTCATGCGCTACGTGCGCGCCGAGGAATGCGTGGTGCGAATCGGCGGCGACGAATTCGTCGTCCTGCTGCGCGGACAAGACGCCGACTCGACGAAGCTCGTCGCCGACCGCCTGCGCATCGAGGCGCTCGAGCGGGCACCCGTTCCCTTCTCCCTCGGCTGGGCCACGCGCGAGACGGGCGAATCGCTGATGCAGATCATCGACCGCGCCGACCGGAGCTTGATGGCCGTGCGCGTCATCAGACGGCACACGGACGCGCGGCAGCGGGCGGCTATTCGCCGGGAAGCGTAA
- the rsgA gene encoding ribosome small subunit-dependent GTPase A gives MTVAHRPPAHGVVLEGTGGVWRVRTDAGETIDASLRGRLKKSDAGRRRDGSLRRDTVQSAAESLKLAVGDDVMLERSARGSEWAIAEILPRKSALARRAPGGGQGERIVAANVDQVVIMFAMAKPEPHLRMLDRFLVIAEGNDLRARVIVNKIDLADSEEARQRFRAYETAGYPVHYTSVKTGAGLADLKASFNDCRSVITGPSGVGKSSLLNAIFPGAGLRVGAISESVNKGRHTTVGALMLPLPGDGTAGGAGYVIDTPGLREVGLWALPPEHLDRCFPEMRALSPDCRYADCRHLAEPECAVRAAVDAGTVSEARYDSYRRLLEELEAG, from the coding sequence ATGACCGTCGCCCATCGACCGCCGGCACACGGGGTCGTCCTCGAGGGGACAGGCGGCGTGTGGCGCGTGCGAACCGACGCCGGGGAAACGATCGATGCCTCGCTGCGCGGCCGGCTGAAAAAATCCGACGCCGGTCGGCGCCGTGACGGGTCGCTCCGGCGCGACACCGTCCAATCGGCCGCCGAGTCGCTCAAGCTCGCCGTCGGCGACGACGTGATGCTCGAGCGTTCGGCCCGCGGCAGCGAGTGGGCGATCGCCGAAATCCTGCCCCGGAAGTCCGCGCTGGCCCGGCGCGCTCCGGGCGGAGGGCAGGGCGAGCGCATCGTCGCCGCGAACGTCGATCAGGTCGTGATCATGTTCGCGATGGCGAAGCCCGAGCCGCACCTGCGCATGCTGGACCGTTTCCTCGTCATTGCCGAAGGAAACGATCTCCGCGCTCGCGTGATCGTCAACAAGATCGATCTCGCCGACTCCGAGGAGGCGCGCCAGCGCTTCCGCGCGTACGAAACCGCCGGATATCCGGTGCACTATACGAGCGTAAAGACCGGCGCCGGACTCGCGGATCTGAAGGCAAGCTTCAACGATTGCCGCTCCGTGATCACCGGGCCGTCGGGCGTGGGGAAGTCGTCGCTGCTGAACGCGATCTTTCCCGGAGCCGGTCTGCGCGTGGGCGCGATCAGCGAGTCGGTGAACAAGGGTCGCCACACGACGGTCGGCGCGCTGATGCTTCCCCTGCCCGGCGACGGCACGGCGGGCGGCGCGGGCTACGTGATCGACACGCCAGGTCTGCGCGAAGTCGGTTTGTGGGCGCTTCCACCCGAGCATCTCGACCGGTGTTTTCCCGAGATGCGCGCGCTGAGCCCGGATTGTCGCTACGCCGACTGCCGGCACTTGGCCGAGCCCGAGTGTGCCGTGCGCGCGGCAGTCGACGCCGGGACGGTGTCCGAGGCGCGCTACGACAGCTACCGACGATTGTTGGAAGAGCTCGAAGCCGGCTGA